In Cupriavidus basilensis, the following proteins share a genomic window:
- a CDS encoding 2Fe-2S iron-sulfur cluster-binding protein — translation MKRNRAGNPTVNVLLDGSALRVPAGISVAAAVAYSDRPFTRRACGGGPRAPFCGMGICQECRMTIDARRRLACQITCREGMVLERTP, via the coding sequence ATGAAACGCAACCGAGCCGGTAACCCGACTGTGAACGTCCTCCTGGATGGCAGTGCGCTGCGGGTGCCGGCGGGTATCTCCGTGGCGGCGGCCGTGGCCTATAGCGACCGGCCATTCACCCGCCGCGCCTGCGGCGGCGGGCCGCGCGCGCCGTTTTGCGGCATGGGCATTTGCCAGGAATGCCGCATGACCATCGACGCCCGGCGCCGGCTGGCGTGCCAGATCACGTGCCGGGAGGGCATGGTGCTGGAGCGCACGCCATGA